The uncultured Carboxylicivirga sp. genomic interval GATTGAGCAAGGTGCGTTTTACCCAAACCAGAATTTCCATAAAGAAACAATGGGTTAAATGCTGTTTTACCTGGATTTTTAGCAACAGCGTATGCAGCATTTCGAGCTAATCTATTACAATCTCCTTCGATATAATTTTCGAAGCTATAGTCATTATTTAACTGCGGATCAACATTTAACTTTTTTATCCCAGGGATTACAAAAGGGTTTCTTATATCAAGGCGTTCCTGATTTGAACTAACAGAAACAGGTCGATTACGTAAATCTGTTTTGTTAGTAGTTGGGAAATTTAAAGTATATGGCTTTCTGTTGTTAATATGACTATTATCCATTACAACATTATATTCAAGCTTAGCATTAGCCCCCAAATTTCTTCGAAGCGTTTTACTAAGTAAATCAATATAATGCTCTTCTAGATATTCGTAGAAGAATAAGCTAGGCACCTGTATTGTTAAGATATCCCTATCTAATTTTACAGGCTTAATTGGCTCGAACCAGGTTTGGTAACTTGTTTGAGGTATATTGTCCTTAATTACATTAAGACAACTGGCCCAAACATTAGAGTAATCGACATTCATTCTTTCGTTTTCCTTTTTAAGCTTTATGTTCAACACTATCCCTTTTCAGAAAACAAAAATTGTGAAAAAAAAATGGAAAAAAAAATATTAAATTTCTTGATATTTTAATTTGGGTTATTTGAACACTAAGAATCAGCTATTTAAGAAATTTTACATCAAAAACCTATAAAACAACACCTTAACACAAATCACCAAACTCTCGACCATCGTTAAAGCATTGTAAAACCAAGTGTTTTCGAATATTTGAGGAAAAAATTTAATATGTGGATAAAAAATATTTAACCCCCAACTACTTATCAGAATATAAATACTTTACTTAGATCTTTTTATTGCTTTTTTAACACTTATCGATTCCCCATTTTCAAAGGCGACGATCTTTGCTTTATCGTAAATCACCTTCACTTCGTCATAAACCTTTTGTATTTCATCAAACGAACGAGATTGACCTACCGAATAGAAATATCTCGATTTTCGAAAATCTTCATACACATTATACTTTCCTTCAATAATAACAGAATCCATTGCTAAAGGAGTTTTTGATTCTTCTAGCTGAACCTGAAATACTATCCCTTTAATACCATAGGCACCATCTGTAACAGTTATATTCTTTCCAAAATCGATTGCTGAGAAGCTCACATACCTTTTAGGATTATGCCTAACATCAATCAACAATCGGTTCAAGCTCGCCGACACTTCAGTTAAAGAATAATAAAGGTCTTTATCTGTTAATAACAAGCCAAGGCTTCCATCACCTTCATTTATCGACGCAAGCAATTCTGAAGTATTATTTAATGTTGTTTTAAGTGCTTCTAAAGACTGATCTATCTGAGCATCTTCTAATTGTTGGCTAAAGCCAGCCATACTTTGAAAAACGGTATCAATATAAGGTCCCTGCGAAGTAAGCATCAACATAACTGAATCGGTTCGTCTTATAACATTAGACATTTCACCCCCCTGCGACATTGTTTGTGATAACTCAGATGAAAGTTTTTCGAAATTATACATCGTATTTTTAAACGAACGCATGGTAGATTTGATATTGTTTTTATTTTCTTCATCAACAACATCACCTAGGTTAGTAAAAACAGAATCAAGTTGAACTATCAAACGCTCTGCCTTATCCTTTAAAGGTAACACCTCCATACTCACCTGATCTTTCAAATCACCCATTACAGATGTATTCATCGTATCACCATAAGCCAGTAATTCTTTCGACTTTCCGGGTAATAGCTGCACTCCTTTAGTTCCCATTAAATCCAAACTATAAATCTGTGCTTTAGAATCAGCTGGCAATGGCACGTTCTTGTGCAATTCAAATGTAACGATAAATCGATCTGGAATAGTAGGATGAAAATCAATATCACGAACATATCCAACTTTAAATCCTCTATAATAAATAGGGCTTGCATTTGTCAAACCGTCAATACGCGCATACGTTCCATAATAAAAGTCACCAACTTTTAAAATATCCCTTCCTTTTAGGAAATTAAATCCCCAAATAAGAATAACAAATGATACTAAAACCGTTAATCCTATTTTGACTTCCTTTTTCATTTATATGGGTTTATTAATATTCTAACTTAATTATCTGTTATTTTTCGGGCTTCGCTAACTTTTATTTTCTTATCACTTTGAAAAGCTACAATAAAAGCATCGCCCACATCATTCTTCACATTTTTCAATTGCTGCACTATTACATTATAGTCAGACGAACTACCGGTGGTATATTTATAATAACCTCCTTCTTCAAATTCCCATAGATCTTTATATTTTCGATACAGACGCGCACCTTCTTTAATTTTACTTTTCGAAGAGGCTATTTGAATTCGATAGAATATATGATTTTCCTTTTCAAGATCCTCATGCAATTTTGCAACATCTTGCATTTTACTTTTATCATCATGCTCTTTCTTATAATCTCTTATAGCCCGGAATAATGCCGAGGCCATATATGTTTTTCCCTCCTCAGAAGATATAAATTTTTCTTCTTTTGTATTACTTACAAAACCAAGTTCTACCAAAACACTTGGCATAGCCACTTCGCGCAACACCAAAAAACCAGCTTGCTTCACTCCCCTATCATTTCGTCCCACACGGGTATGAAACTGATTTTGCATTAACGAAGCTACATGTATACTCTGATCAAGATGGACGTTTTGCATCAATTCAAATATTATATAAGATTCAGGCAAATTAGGATCGAATCCTTCGTAAGTAGTACTATAATCTTCCTCGAGAGTAATTACCGAGTTTTCTTTCTTTGCTACTTCAAGGTTTTCTTCAGTACGATGAAGTCCCAACACAAATGTTTCGGCACCTGCAATAGACGGAACGCTTATAGAATTGGCATGTATTGACACAAATAGATCTGCTTTGTTTTTATTAGCTATTTCAGCTCTTTTATTTAAAGGTACAAAAACATCTTTCTTTCGTGTATATACAACTTTAACCTCAGGTAAATATTCTTTTAAATAATCTCCCAATTTTAAAGCTACATCTAAAACAATGTCTTTTTCTTTCGATATTCTACCAATGGCACCCGGATCCTTACCCCCATGTCCGGCATCAATAATTATAGTATTCAAACCTAAGTCTTCCTGCCCTAAAAGCTCGTTTTCAGACATCAACGCAAGAAAGGTGATAATAACCAAAAAAAATATGCGTGTATTTAGTGGAAAAATT includes:
- a CDS encoding MlaD family protein yields the protein MKKEVKIGLTVLVSFVILIWGFNFLKGRDILKVGDFYYGTYARIDGLTNASPIYYRGFKVGYVRDIDFHPTIPDRFIVTFELHKNVPLPADSKAQIYSLDLMGTKGVQLLPGKSKELLAYGDTMNTSVMGDLKDQVSMEVLPLKDKAERLIVQLDSVFTNLGDVVDEENKNNIKSTMRSFKNTMYNFEKLSSELSQTMSQGGEMSNVIRRTDSVMLMLTSQGPYIDTVFQSMAGFSQQLEDAQIDQSLEALKTTLNNTSELLASINEGDGSLGLLLTDKDLYYSLTEVSASLNRLLIDVRHNPKRYVSFSAIDFGKNITVTDGAYGIKGIVFQVQLEESKTPLAMDSVIIEGKYNVYEDFRKSRYFYSVGQSRSFDEIQKVYDEVKVIYDKAKIVAFENGESISVKKAIKRSK
- a CDS encoding N-acetylmuramoyl-L-alanine amidase, which produces MTIFPLNTRIFFLVIITFLALMSENELLGQEDLGLNTIIIDAGHGGKDPGAIGRISKEKDIVLDVALKLGDYLKEYLPEVKVVYTRKKDVFVPLNKRAEIANKNKADLFVSIHANSISVPSIAGAETFVLGLHRTEENLEVAKKENSVITLEEDYSTTYEGFDPNLPESYIIFELMQNVHLDQSIHVASLMQNQFHTRVGRNDRGVKQAGFLVLREVAMPSVLVELGFVSNTKEEKFISSEEGKTYMASALFRAIRDYKKEHDDKSKMQDVAKLHEDLEKENHIFYRIQIASSKSKIKEGARLYRKYKDLWEFEEGGYYKYTTGSSSDYNVIVQQLKNVKNDVGDAFIVAFQSDKKIKVSEARKITDN